A single window of Nocardioides kongjuensis DNA harbors:
- a CDS encoding SDR family NAD(P)-dependent oxidoreductase, which produces MSYGTTLVTGATGGLGAEICRRLAEDGAELLLLHRRTAPDALVAELGSSVRGTRQCELSAAASVAQAIGELEAEHGRVHTVVHAAGPHVPMVHLSKVTPEQFATQVDQDVVAFFNLAHAVLPSLRATQGSLTAVTTAATVRYPVRDGLSSTPKAAVEALARGLAAEEGRFGVRVNCVGPGMLTDGMAERLIADGDLDERALDVARTNIPLRRFGTAADIAEAVAFLASERAGFITGQKLDIDGGYGV; this is translated from the coding sequence ATGAGCTACGGAACCACCCTCGTCACCGGCGCGACCGGCGGTCTCGGCGCGGAGATCTGCCGCCGCCTCGCCGAGGACGGAGCGGAGCTGCTCCTCCTGCACCGGCGTACGGCGCCCGACGCACTCGTCGCCGAGCTCGGCAGCAGTGTCCGGGGCACGCGGCAGTGCGAGCTCAGCGCCGCCGCGTCGGTCGCTCAGGCGATCGGCGAGCTGGAGGCCGAGCACGGCCGGGTCCACACAGTCGTGCACGCGGCCGGCCCGCACGTGCCGATGGTCCACCTCTCGAAGGTCACCCCGGAGCAGTTCGCCACCCAGGTGGACCAGGACGTCGTCGCGTTCTTCAACCTGGCCCACGCGGTGCTGCCGTCGCTGCGCGCGACGCAGGGCTCGCTGACGGCGGTCACCACGGCCGCGACCGTGCGCTACCCCGTGCGCGACGGCCTCTCCTCGACGCCGAAGGCAGCGGTCGAGGCGCTCGCGCGCGGCCTCGCCGCGGAGGAGGGTCGGTTCGGCGTGCGCGTCAACTGCGTCGGGCCCGGCATGCTCACCGACGGCATGGCCGAGCGCCTGATCGCCGACGGCGACCTCGACGAGCGCGCGCTCGACGTCGCGCGGACCAACATCCCCCTGCGCAGGTTCGGCACGGCGGCCGACATCGCCGAGGCCGTCGCGTTCCTGGCCAGCGAGCGGGCCGGGTTCATCACCGGCCAGAAGCTCGACATCGACGGCGGCTACGGCGTCTGA